The SAR324 cluster bacterium genome contains the following window.
CGTTCCTTTTCCGCCTTTTCCGCTCGTTCCAGCAATAGTCGTGTCTGATTCTCGTGGTCTTTTTTCATGATGGATGTGCGCTGATTGAACAACTCCTCAAATTTTCCCTGGTCAATCAATTGCTTTTCCGCAAACTCTTTTTCTCTGGACATCAATTCCTTGGCTTTCGCAGGGTCTTCAATCCCGTCATAACTTTTCAGCCGTTCTTCCAGTTCTTTCTGAGTTTTCAACAACTTTGTGTTGTTTTCCCTAAATTCATTGAGCTTTGTCTTTTCTACAAACCCAGGGGGTACGCCTTCGAGTTGCAGTGTGTATTTTTGGGCACCATCCACCTGTATTGGCGCATAGAGTTCCCGAAGTGCCTCAGGCACATTTTCTAAAGTTTCTACGATTGCTGGTACCGCCATAAGTCTCCTATGGGCCGTTAGTTATTAGTCCAAACCACATCCGCAGGCGTAGTCTGGTCGTTGAATTGTGATGATCCCTGTTTTGCCGTCTTCAAAAGGGCAGCCTCGGAATCCAGGTCAAAATCTTCAGGATATATCTCACCCTGATTCAAATTATACGTCAGGGTATCAAACGAAATAGCCCCGTTTTGCCATGCTTGCACCAATGCTGATATTTCCTGAGCAGTCAGTCTGTCGTTCAAAAAGTCTTTAGGAATCATCACCGATACTTCTGTGGCATCGCCTAATTCCCAAGCCACCACATCCTTCAATACGTTGGCCAGCCCTACCTCTGCTGTTTTCACGATATTGGCTAAAACACTGGTTTGTGAGCTGATCCGCAAGCGAGCGGTCTCGGCTGTTTCGACCTGGTTGCGTTGCTGTTCAATCAGTTTTGCCCCCAGGGAACTCATTGCGTCTTTTTTCTCTGCCATAGCCATGTGGAACAAATCACCGCCACTGGAAGAGTATTCCATGATCCCGAACTTTGCATCCGCATGTCTGGAAGACCATAACACTTCTGGCCCAACTTCGGTGGGCTTCTCGTCCATGTCAATTCCTACCGCCCAGGGTGTCCCTGCTGCGAGGATATGGAGTTTTTGTTCAAAATCCGCACTATTGCGGTAATGCGCCAGGTTGAGATAAGCCAAATCCAGCATCGGAGGCTTCCCAGGAACGCACCCGATGTCACTCACACCAAAAAACGTGAACGGAATATGATCCAGGGGATGT
Protein-coding sequences here:
- a CDS encoding DUF4055 domain-containing protein, with the translated sequence MPKLTNQDEERYTRYKDRAVFYGTFAHTVHGKVGLVTRKTPVITLPAKLEDWKQDVTLTGVSLEGYISQILHEVLITGRCGVLVERSVDGENLYLASFLAEDIVNWRADYGVVQLVVLQERSWEHSATDPYEVAIQTRYRELFLDGGIYKQRIWTKVVNNGKSEWVSEEIMPNRMAHPLDHIPFTFFGVSDIGCVPGKPPMLDLAYLNLAHYRNSADFEQKLHILAAGTPWAVGIDMDEKPTEVGPEVLWSSRHADAKFGIMEYSSSGGDLFHMAMAEKKDAMSSLGAKLIEQQRNQVETAETARLRISSQTSVLANIVKTAEVGLANVLKDVVAWELGDATEVSVMIPKDFLNDRLTAQEISALVQAWQNGAISFDTLTYNLNQGEIYPEDFDLDSEAALLKTAKQGSSQFNDQTTPADVVWTNN